From Hylaeus volcanicus isolate JK05 chromosome 2, UHH_iyHylVolc1.0_haploid, whole genome shotgun sequence, the proteins below share one genomic window:
- the LOC128885215 gene encoding chaoptin-like isoform X1, whose amino-acid sequence MLSDKLKFVCIKIFFVFCTSSLIECYNVPCTFNTMCMCWVRDDQDFTKMDISCMGTPFAKFPDVPVSYVAQLDVVGSGLQTLDNDALTSSVDVEALGLMSNRLSNIGDKCFSGIADKLRSLDLSYNALEDVPFKAFRDLRKLNWLNMHSNHLTSLDGDWGHAKETLSNAFFGDNSIIDIPKSFSTFESLVWLNLDNNNIEELSEDSLPPNMHTLSLNSNLLKTFPSSLKTLKYLTWLYLRGNDFKYLELPDFQSSNLEFIDVSENCIEWIRAPSMTNRTLKIREFNLDSNKLTSLPAGIFDRLDIRRIHLSSNSLKNVDDDAFRGLEDSLEYLNLENNDLPNVPGAVSRLRKLSYLYLANNDIRNISGDAFQEFAENLRALSLATNSLDVVPVTALLRCQRLLHLNLGYNKISHVQSGDFEWAEDLEILLLRNNVLTKLNGETFKGAGRLKELSLSFNHLTELDDDCFVGIEESLNILELSFAFATDVFPQRALRPLSNLLWLVLDNNNFQTIEATAFYSFQQLRYINLESNRLHYLPERIFLASVHPELRDVKLGYNFLEAIPDFSFHNLTELKSLDLTGNRIKLLSPESIVDCPRLVTLSLAYNRIFKMEKNAFYGLPNLRFLHLEFNKLTTLDLDAIAEIGGPDFALNVSYNAISVVNAGSSMNNLTRLDLSFNNISQLPADTFYNAPDLRSLDLRNNFIVVLEPGTFGLSRLETLNLQNNKIESLRKQSFHGLGLLQLLDLSENQLTQLSTEQFRNLKNLRILNLSGNKIRSLPKDVFEGTKLEILDLSRNKFTVVPSPSFFEVGYTLRDLDLADNFVDHLDSTAFPTSQLVSLNLAHNRLTILPDNSFVSLGKLLRLNVSQNVLQANFKELFHYLPGLRQLFLINCGLKDIPLLPLTNLNVLDLSFNYIDSTSDKQFQFLKDLKVLLLVNNSLTSMPNVKLNLLRELDVSGNPIEELTKESFMGYPRLEDLKLRNLNKTRSVDKDCLRVLKYLKHLRIQTWPEADGFHLRHLLTGLPLRTVEIQVTEHLLKHQIQNAFTKQLRELTISGNDLEVISSEAFSTIEGGELILRIKDTRVRRLQSDIFLSLTKTLSQLTLDLRNNHINELSPSIIYGNLSWESVGTNMVAGGLQVSGNPLECDCEIAWLSLWLRRWLRESRQIHTASQSDARQLRMIAGRAVCTETTPSYSSDKVLLTLGTPHTACQASALSSGNYERLATTWLAIVHIILLTTIVN is encoded by the exons ATGTTGTCGGACAAACTGAAATTCGTTTGCATCAAGATCTTTTTTGTCTTTTGTACGTCGAGTCTGATAGAGTGTTACAACGTACCATGCACGTTCAACACGATGTGCATGTGCTGGGTTCGGGACGACCAGGATTTCACGAAGATGGACATCAGCTGTATGGGAACACCTTTTGCAAAATTTCCAG ATGTCCCAGTGAGCTATGTGGCACAACTAGACGTAGTTGGTTCAGGGTTGCAGACCCTAGACAACGACGCCTTGACAAGCTCGGTTGACGTCGAAGCTTTGGGATTAATGAGCAATCGATTGTCTAATATTGGAGATAAGTGCTTTTC AGGTATTGCGGACAAATTGCGTTCATTGGATCTGAGTTACAATGCCCTGGAGGACGTACCTTTCAAGGCCTTTCGTGACCtaaggaaattaaattggcTCAACATGCACAG CAACCATCTGACCTCGTTGGACGGTGACTGGGGACACGCGAAAGAGACTCTATCGAACGCATTTTTCGGAGACAATTCGATCATCGACATACCGAAAAGTTTCTCCACGTTCGAGTCTTTGGTCTGGTTGAACCTCGACAACAACAACATCGAGGAACTCTCGGAGGACAGTTTACCTCCCAACATGCACACGCTCAGCTTGAACAGCAATCTCCTCAAGACCTTTCCGTCATCGTTGAAAACATTGAAGTATCTCACGTGGTTATACTTACGGGGCAACGACTTCAAGTATCTCGAGCTACCGGATTTCCAAAGCTCGAACCTGGAGTTCATCGACGTCAGCGAGAATTGCATCGAATGGATTCGGGCGCCTAGCATGACGAACCGCACTTTAAAGATCAGAGAGTTCAACTTGGACAGCAACAAGTTGACCTCGTTGCCTGCTGGGATTTTCGACCGACTCGACATCAGGAGGATCCATTTGTCATCGAATTCGCTGAAGAACGTCGACGACGATGCGTTTCGAGGATTGGAAGACAGCTTGGAGTACTTGAATCTGGAAAACAACGATTTGCCGAACGTTCCCGGGGCCGTCAGTCGACTGAGAAAGTTATCCTACTTGTATCTTGCCAATAAcgatataagaaatatttctggCGACGCGTTTCAAGAGTTTGCGGAGAACTTGCGTGCTCTTTCGCTGGCTACTAACAGCTTGGACGTGGTTCCTGTTACGGCTTTGCTACG GTGCCAGAGGCTGCTGCACTTGAATCTTGGTTACAATAAGATCTCTCACGTTCAATCTGGAGATTTCGAGTGGGCAGAGGACCTCGAAATTCTGCTGCTTAGGAACAATGTGTTAACGAAATTGAATGGGGAAACATTCAAAGGAGCAG GCAGACTAAAGGAGCTCAGTTTGTCCTTCAACCACTTAACAGAGCTCGACGACGACTGTTTCGTCGGCATCGAGGAGAGCCTCAACATCCTGGAGCTGAGCTTCGCGTTCGCCACTGACGTATTTCCTCAAAGGGCCCTCAGACCTCTGTCGAATCTCCTCTGGCTAGTTCTggacaataataattttcaaacgataGAAGCCACCGCGTTTTActctttccaacaattgcgATACATCAACCTGGAGTCGAATCGACTTCATTATCTACCGGAACGTATATTTTTAGCGAGCGTCCATCCCGAACTGAGGGACGTTAAGCTCGGTTACAATTTCTTGGAGGCCATTCCAGACTTCAGCTTCCACAATTTGACCGAATTGAAGTCCTTAGATCTAACCGgaaatcgaataaaacttcTCAGCCCCGAATCCATCGTGGATTGCCCAAGATTGGTGACGTTATCGCTGGCTTACAACAGAATCTTCAAAATGGAGAAGAACGCCTTCTATGGACTTCCTAATCTGCGTTTCCTGCACCTGGAGTTCAACAAATTGACCACTTTGGACTTGGACGCAATCGCAGAGATAGGTGGACCGGATTTCGCCCTCAACGTTTCTTATAACGCGATTTCAGTCGTCAATGCTGGAAGCTCGATGAACAATTTAACGAGGCTGGATTTGAGCTTCAACAACATCAGCCAACTGCCTGCTGATACATTTTACAATGCACCGGACCTCAGAAGTTTGGACCTGAGAAACAACTTTATCGTCGTCCTAGAACCAG GTACCTTCGGCTTGAGTCGCTTGGAGACGTTGAATCTGCAGAACAACAAGATAGAGAGCCTGAGGAAGCAGTCTTTCCATGGCTTAGGTTTGCTGCAGCTGTTGGACTTAAGCGAGAATCAGCTGACTCAACTGTCTACCGAGCAGTTTCGAAACCTGAAGAACCTGCGGATTTTAAATCTCTCTGGCAATAAAATCAGATCCTTGCCTAAGGACGTGTTCGAGGGGACGAAACTGGAGATACTTGATCTGAGTCGCAACAAGTTCACCGTGGTCCCTTCGCCCTCGTTCTTCGAAGTCGGTTACACGTTGAGGGATCTAGATCTGGCAGACAATTTCGTGGATCACCTCGACTCCACCGCGTTCCCCACTTCCCAATTGGTCTCCTTGAATCTGGCACACAACAGACTGACGATCCTGCCAGACAATTCGTTCGTGTCACTGGGGAAGCTTCTCAGACTGAACGTGTCCCAGAACGTTCTTCAAGCAAATTTCAAGGAGCTCTTCCACTACCTGCCTGGCCTGAGGCAGCTCTTTCTCATCAATTGCGGCCTCAAAGACATACCTCTTCTACCTCTGACGAATTTGAACGTCCTGGACTTGTCTTTTAACTACATAGACTCGACGTCTGATAAGCAGTTTCAGTTCCTGAAAGATCTAAAGGTTCTTCTGTTGGTGAACAACTCGCTGACCTCTATGCCGAATGTCAAGTTGAATCTTTTGAGGGAGCTGGACGTTTCTGGGAATCCGATAGAG GAACTAACAAAGGAGAGTTTCATGGGTTACCCGAGGTTGGAGGACCTGAAGCTAaggaatttgaataaaacgagGTCGGTTGACAAAGACTGCCTCCGCGTCTTGAAATACCTGAAGCATCTTCGAATTCAAACGTGGCCCGAAGCGGATGGCTTTCATCTTCGACACCTGCTGACTGGTTTACCCTTGAGAACCGTGGAAATACAAGTTACAGAGCATTTGCTGAAGCACCAGATACAGAACGCCTTTACGAAGCAGCTCAGGGAGCTGACGATTTCCGGTAATGATCTAGAAGTGATTTCTTCGGAAGCGTTCTCCACCATCGAAGGCGGTGAACTGATCCTGCGGATCAAGGACACGCGAGTTCGCAGATTACAGTCGGATATTTTCCTTTCCTTAACGAAGACACTGTCTCAGCTCACTCTGGACCTGAGAAATAATCATATAAACGAGCTGAGCCCTTCGATTATCTACGGGAATCTCTCGTGGGAAAGTGTTGGGACCAACATGGTTGCTG GAGGGTTGCAAGTATCAGGGAACCCCCTCGAATGCGATTGTGAAATCGCCTGGCTCAGTCTGTGGCTAAGAAGATGGCTTCGCGAGTCGCGACAGATTCACACAGCTTCCCAGTCGGATGCCAGGCAATTGAGAATGATCGCTGGAAGAGCAGTTTGCACCGAGACCACGCCATCTTATTCGTCAGATAAAGTTCTGCTGACCCTGGGAACCCCACACACCGCCTGTCAAGCATCTGCGCTTAGTTCTGGCAACTATGAGAGACTCGCCACCACGTGGTTGGCTATCGTTCACATTATTCTGTTAACGACAATAGTCAATTGA
- the LOC128885215 gene encoding chaoptin-like isoform X2: MHSNHLTSLDGDWGHAKETLSNAFFGDNSIIDIPKSFSTFESLVWLNLDNNNIEELSEDSLPPNMHTLSLNSNLLKTFPSSLKTLKYLTWLYLRGNDFKYLELPDFQSSNLEFIDVSENCIEWIRAPSMTNRTLKIREFNLDSNKLTSLPAGIFDRLDIRRIHLSSNSLKNVDDDAFRGLEDSLEYLNLENNDLPNVPGAVSRLRKLSYLYLANNDIRNISGDAFQEFAENLRALSLATNSLDVVPVTALLRCQRLLHLNLGYNKISHVQSGDFEWAEDLEILLLRNNVLTKLNGETFKGAGRLKELSLSFNHLTELDDDCFVGIEESLNILELSFAFATDVFPQRALRPLSNLLWLVLDNNNFQTIEATAFYSFQQLRYINLESNRLHYLPERIFLASVHPELRDVKLGYNFLEAIPDFSFHNLTELKSLDLTGNRIKLLSPESIVDCPRLVTLSLAYNRIFKMEKNAFYGLPNLRFLHLEFNKLTTLDLDAIAEIGGPDFALNVSYNAISVVNAGSSMNNLTRLDLSFNNISQLPADTFYNAPDLRSLDLRNNFIVVLEPGTFGLSRLETLNLQNNKIESLRKQSFHGLGLLQLLDLSENQLTQLSTEQFRNLKNLRILNLSGNKIRSLPKDVFEGTKLEILDLSRNKFTVVPSPSFFEVGYTLRDLDLADNFVDHLDSTAFPTSQLVSLNLAHNRLTILPDNSFVSLGKLLRLNVSQNVLQANFKELFHYLPGLRQLFLINCGLKDIPLLPLTNLNVLDLSFNYIDSTSDKQFQFLKDLKVLLLVNNSLTSMPNVKLNLLRELDVSGNPIEELTKESFMGYPRLEDLKLRNLNKTRSVDKDCLRVLKYLKHLRIQTWPEADGFHLRHLLTGLPLRTVEIQVTEHLLKHQIQNAFTKQLRELTISGNDLEVISSEAFSTIEGGELILRIKDTRVRRLQSDIFLSLTKTLSQLTLDLRNNHINELSPSIIYGNLSWESVGTNMVAGGLQVSGNPLECDCEIAWLSLWLRRWLRESRQIHTASQSDARQLRMIAGRAVCTETTPSYSSDKVLLTLGTPHTACQASALSSGNYERLATTWLAIVHIILLTTIVN; the protein is encoded by the exons ATGCACAG CAACCATCTGACCTCGTTGGACGGTGACTGGGGACACGCGAAAGAGACTCTATCGAACGCATTTTTCGGAGACAATTCGATCATCGACATACCGAAAAGTTTCTCCACGTTCGAGTCTTTGGTCTGGTTGAACCTCGACAACAACAACATCGAGGAACTCTCGGAGGACAGTTTACCTCCCAACATGCACACGCTCAGCTTGAACAGCAATCTCCTCAAGACCTTTCCGTCATCGTTGAAAACATTGAAGTATCTCACGTGGTTATACTTACGGGGCAACGACTTCAAGTATCTCGAGCTACCGGATTTCCAAAGCTCGAACCTGGAGTTCATCGACGTCAGCGAGAATTGCATCGAATGGATTCGGGCGCCTAGCATGACGAACCGCACTTTAAAGATCAGAGAGTTCAACTTGGACAGCAACAAGTTGACCTCGTTGCCTGCTGGGATTTTCGACCGACTCGACATCAGGAGGATCCATTTGTCATCGAATTCGCTGAAGAACGTCGACGACGATGCGTTTCGAGGATTGGAAGACAGCTTGGAGTACTTGAATCTGGAAAACAACGATTTGCCGAACGTTCCCGGGGCCGTCAGTCGACTGAGAAAGTTATCCTACTTGTATCTTGCCAATAAcgatataagaaatatttctggCGACGCGTTTCAAGAGTTTGCGGAGAACTTGCGTGCTCTTTCGCTGGCTACTAACAGCTTGGACGTGGTTCCTGTTACGGCTTTGCTACG GTGCCAGAGGCTGCTGCACTTGAATCTTGGTTACAATAAGATCTCTCACGTTCAATCTGGAGATTTCGAGTGGGCAGAGGACCTCGAAATTCTGCTGCTTAGGAACAATGTGTTAACGAAATTGAATGGGGAAACATTCAAAGGAGCAG GCAGACTAAAGGAGCTCAGTTTGTCCTTCAACCACTTAACAGAGCTCGACGACGACTGTTTCGTCGGCATCGAGGAGAGCCTCAACATCCTGGAGCTGAGCTTCGCGTTCGCCACTGACGTATTTCCTCAAAGGGCCCTCAGACCTCTGTCGAATCTCCTCTGGCTAGTTCTggacaataataattttcaaacgataGAAGCCACCGCGTTTTActctttccaacaattgcgATACATCAACCTGGAGTCGAATCGACTTCATTATCTACCGGAACGTATATTTTTAGCGAGCGTCCATCCCGAACTGAGGGACGTTAAGCTCGGTTACAATTTCTTGGAGGCCATTCCAGACTTCAGCTTCCACAATTTGACCGAATTGAAGTCCTTAGATCTAACCGgaaatcgaataaaacttcTCAGCCCCGAATCCATCGTGGATTGCCCAAGATTGGTGACGTTATCGCTGGCTTACAACAGAATCTTCAAAATGGAGAAGAACGCCTTCTATGGACTTCCTAATCTGCGTTTCCTGCACCTGGAGTTCAACAAATTGACCACTTTGGACTTGGACGCAATCGCAGAGATAGGTGGACCGGATTTCGCCCTCAACGTTTCTTATAACGCGATTTCAGTCGTCAATGCTGGAAGCTCGATGAACAATTTAACGAGGCTGGATTTGAGCTTCAACAACATCAGCCAACTGCCTGCTGATACATTTTACAATGCACCGGACCTCAGAAGTTTGGACCTGAGAAACAACTTTATCGTCGTCCTAGAACCAG GTACCTTCGGCTTGAGTCGCTTGGAGACGTTGAATCTGCAGAACAACAAGATAGAGAGCCTGAGGAAGCAGTCTTTCCATGGCTTAGGTTTGCTGCAGCTGTTGGACTTAAGCGAGAATCAGCTGACTCAACTGTCTACCGAGCAGTTTCGAAACCTGAAGAACCTGCGGATTTTAAATCTCTCTGGCAATAAAATCAGATCCTTGCCTAAGGACGTGTTCGAGGGGACGAAACTGGAGATACTTGATCTGAGTCGCAACAAGTTCACCGTGGTCCCTTCGCCCTCGTTCTTCGAAGTCGGTTACACGTTGAGGGATCTAGATCTGGCAGACAATTTCGTGGATCACCTCGACTCCACCGCGTTCCCCACTTCCCAATTGGTCTCCTTGAATCTGGCACACAACAGACTGACGATCCTGCCAGACAATTCGTTCGTGTCACTGGGGAAGCTTCTCAGACTGAACGTGTCCCAGAACGTTCTTCAAGCAAATTTCAAGGAGCTCTTCCACTACCTGCCTGGCCTGAGGCAGCTCTTTCTCATCAATTGCGGCCTCAAAGACATACCTCTTCTACCTCTGACGAATTTGAACGTCCTGGACTTGTCTTTTAACTACATAGACTCGACGTCTGATAAGCAGTTTCAGTTCCTGAAAGATCTAAAGGTTCTTCTGTTGGTGAACAACTCGCTGACCTCTATGCCGAATGTCAAGTTGAATCTTTTGAGGGAGCTGGACGTTTCTGGGAATCCGATAGAG GAACTAACAAAGGAGAGTTTCATGGGTTACCCGAGGTTGGAGGACCTGAAGCTAaggaatttgaataaaacgagGTCGGTTGACAAAGACTGCCTCCGCGTCTTGAAATACCTGAAGCATCTTCGAATTCAAACGTGGCCCGAAGCGGATGGCTTTCATCTTCGACACCTGCTGACTGGTTTACCCTTGAGAACCGTGGAAATACAAGTTACAGAGCATTTGCTGAAGCACCAGATACAGAACGCCTTTACGAAGCAGCTCAGGGAGCTGACGATTTCCGGTAATGATCTAGAAGTGATTTCTTCGGAAGCGTTCTCCACCATCGAAGGCGGTGAACTGATCCTGCGGATCAAGGACACGCGAGTTCGCAGATTACAGTCGGATATTTTCCTTTCCTTAACGAAGACACTGTCTCAGCTCACTCTGGACCTGAGAAATAATCATATAAACGAGCTGAGCCCTTCGATTATCTACGGGAATCTCTCGTGGGAAAGTGTTGGGACCAACATGGTTGCTG GAGGGTTGCAAGTATCAGGGAACCCCCTCGAATGCGATTGTGAAATCGCCTGGCTCAGTCTGTGGCTAAGAAGATGGCTTCGCGAGTCGCGACAGATTCACACAGCTTCCCAGTCGGATGCCAGGCAATTGAGAATGATCGCTGGAAGAGCAGTTTGCACCGAGACCACGCCATCTTATTCGTCAGATAAAGTTCTGCTGACCCTGGGAACCCCACACACCGCCTGTCAAGCATCTGCGCTTAGTTCTGGCAACTATGAGAGACTCGCCACCACGTGGTTGGCTATCGTTCACATTATTCTGTTAACGACAATAGTCAATTGA